The region AGCACTATGTTTACATGTGGCTCACGATTGTAATTTAAGATGTAAATATTGTTTTGCCTCCCAAGGAGATTTTGAAGGAGACAGATCTTTAATGAATATTGAGATAGGCAAAAAGGCTTTGGAGTTCTTAGTTGAAAACTCAGGCAATAGAAGAAATTTGGAGGTAGATTTCTTCGGTGGAGAGCCTTTAATGAATTTCGATCTAGTCAAAGAGTTAGTCCATTATGGAAGGGAGCTAGAAAAGAAGAACAATAAGCATTTTAGGTTTACCATAACTACCAATGGTTTATTATTAGACGATGATAAAATTGATTTTATAAATGAGCATATGGACAATGTGGTTTTAAGTTTAGATGGTAGAAAAGAGATAAACGACAATATGCGGGAGACAGTATCAGGAGATGGAAGTTACGACATAATATTGCCTAAATTTAAAAATCTAATTAATAAGAGAAAGGATAAGGCTTACTATATTAGAGGCACTTTTACTAGCTACAATTTAGATTTTTCTAAGGATGCATTAGATATCTATGAGAAAGGTTTTAAAAAAATTTCAATAGAACCAGTAGTAACAGAGCCAGATAAGGATTATGCCTTAAAGGAAGAGCATATTGAAGCCGTTTTAGCAGAATATGAAAAATTTTCAAAGGACTATATTAGAATTAAGAGGGAGGACAGGGATTTTTTATTCTTCCATTTTATGATAGATTTAGATCAAGGACCTTGTTTAGCAAAAA is a window of Tepidimicrobium xylanilyticum DNA encoding:
- the scfB gene encoding thioether cross-link-forming SCIFF peptide maturase, with protein sequence MRERIHKFNLNNKYIVLDINSGAVHVVEDVVYHILDYYDNKKLEDIIALLEDRFDEKTITEAYEEIKILVDRGILYSEQANRMDIKYNEDNIVKALCLHVAHDCNLRCKYCFASQGDFEGDRSLMNIEIGKKALEFLVENSGNRRNLEVDFFGGEPLMNFDLVKELVHYGRELEKKNNKHFRFTITTNGLLLDDDKIDFINEHMDNVVLSLDGRKEINDNMRETVSGDGSYDIILPKFKNLINKRKDKAYYIRGTFTSYNLDFSKDALDIYEKGFKKISIEPVVTEPDKDYALKEEHIEAVLAEYEKFSKDYIRIKREDRDFLFFHFMIDLDQGPCLAKRAVGCGAGAEYMAVTPEGDLYPCHQFVGNEKFKIGNVFTGIEKEELRERFKKANIFNKEECRNCWARFYCSGGCHANAYHTNGDIMKPYKIGCEMEKKRIECAISILANEEN